In Clostridium ljungdahlii DSM 13528, the genomic window GTTGCAAAGCGTAAGGAAAAAGCCATTACTCAAGATAAATTGGCTGAATATATAGGTGTATCCAAAGCGTCAGTTTCTAAATGGGAAACAGGTCAAAGTTACCCTGATATTACTTTTCTTCCACAGCTTGCAGCATATTTTAATATCAGTATAGATGAGCTTATAGGATATGAGCCGCAGATGACAAAGGATGATATAAAAAAACTCTATAATAAATTAGCTAGTGAATTTAGCAGCAAACCTTTTGAAGAGGTTCTAGATAAGTGTCATGAGATTATAAAAAAATACTATTCTTGTTTTCCTCTTTTAGTGCAGATGGCTGTACTTCTTACGAACCATTATATGCTGGCAAAGGGCAAGGAAGCACAGGAGTCCGTTCTTCATGAAGTAATTGATTTATGCCAGAGGATTAGAACAGAAGAGGATGATGTGTATGTAACAAATGAGGCAAACTCACTTGAAGCTGCCTGCTCTCTCATGCTACAGCATCCAGAAGAAGTTCAGGAATTACTGAATGGAACAATGAAACCTAAACCATCAGATGAAGTACTACTGGCAAGTGCATATCAGATGACAGGAAATATACAAAAGGCAAAAGAAGTTTTACAGATTGGTATATATCATCATTTAATTAACATGATGGATATATTGCCAAGTTATTTTATATTGAATCAGGATACTCCAAAGCAGTTTGAAAATATACTCCAGCGCACAATCTCCACAGCCGAGCTTTTCAATTTAAACAAACTTCATCCCGGAGTTATGCTAAAGATATATTTAACAGCAGCACAGTGCTATGCAATGCAAAATAATCAGGATAAAGCAATTGATATGATAAAAAAATATGCAGATATATGCACATCAGAGTCACTCTCATTTAAACTACACGGCGATGAGTTCTTTGACAGTATTGATAATTGGTTTGCAGAATTTGATTTAGGTAACCAGGCACCGAGAGATGAAAAGGTCATTAAAAAAATCATACTCCAAGCAATAACAGAAAATCCCGCATTTGCAGCATTTAAGGATCAGCCCAAATTTAAGAGTAGCCTTGAAGCAATAAAATCAAAATTAGGAAACCTATAAAGGGCTTATGACACTGTCATAGCTTCTAAAGTTCCTGCTTCACAGATGGGTCAATTTAATCAAATAAATATTCTTATTTAAGACAAAGAAAATCTTTGCTTCAGCTAAAATGGAACTATATTAAGTTATAGCTCCATTTTGGTTAAAATAATTTTTAACCAATTACTTCTTCAACTGTTTTAATAATAGCCTCTATGCTTGGAAATAGACTTGGAAATTTTGCCTCTTTATTTTCAACAAATATTACCCCATCTTCTTTAAGTGTTTTCACATTTCTTTGTACACTTGGTTTGCTGTACATTTTAGGATTAATATGAGTTGCAAAAATAATAGGTGCACTTGTTGACAATAGATTTGTAGTAAGAAGATTATCTGCTATTCCATTTGCTGCTTTTCCAACAGTATTGGCAGAAATTGGTGCAACAAGCATTAAGTCAGATTTAAATGACAGCGACTGATGATTCATATCATAAGCCTTTGGAAGTTCAAATTGCTCAATCTGGATAGGTGTTCCTGCCTCTCTCTGTACCATAAGCGGTGTAACAAAATTGGCTGCATTTGTCGTCATAATTACATGCACCTGTGCTCCACGCTTTTTCAATTCCTTAATTAACGTAAGCGACTGGTTTGCTGGGCTGCATGCTGTGATCCCTAAAGTTATTATTTTTCCTGATAACATATTTACTCCCCCATTTTCTTATAATTTTATTATTTCATCAATTACTTACACAATAATATAAATTCTACAAATTAACCCAAACTCCTCTACAAATGACCAAATTTATAATACTTTACTTTGTACGCAGCAAATTATTTTCTTTTAATTTATTTACATTCTTAGTATGATAATCACAAAGTCTTGAATTACATGCTACATCAATAGCAATTTTTCTTAAATTTTCATCACTCTCTATTACTTTGCTCAATGCCACATCTTTTTCATCTTTAAATGGTCTTCCTCCTTTACGATCTCGTGCTCTTGCACTTACTAATCCTTCTTTGGTTCTTTGAATTATTAAATCTCTTTCAAATTGCGATATATCAGCAAATATTGTAAAGAGAATTTTTATATTCTTTTAGAATTTCAAGTAGCTTCTAAACTGATTTTTTATCTTTATTTACTTTTTTGTATATTATCTGTGTAATATTCCATAGAATATACAAAAGAAAAAAGGATACATTAAATATGTAGTATAAGTTAATTACAACCTTAAGATAAAATTTATATTTTAAAATCAAAGAAGGTGTTTTTCTTATGAAAAGATTTTCTATTTTCAACTATAACGCTTTTATGCTTACATTATTACTTGTATGTTTGAATTGTAGCAGTATTACATATGCGAATAAATTAAATATAACTAATAACAAATTTAAAGATGAAACCGTTCAAGAATTGCCTAAAGAAGTATTTTTGACTTTTGATGATGGTCCATCTGTAAATAACACACAAAAAATATTAAAGATATTAAATGATAACAATATAAAAGCTACTTTTTTTGTAGTTGGAATAAAAGCAGAAGAAAATCCTACAGCACTTAAAGAATTAAGTAATAGTGGCATGTGCATAGGAGTTCATACCTATTCTCATAATTATAAAAAAATATATAAAAATTTAGATGCTTATGCTAATGACTATGAAATGTGTAGAAATATAATAAAAAAAATAACAAGTAAAGATCCCGTAAACTATACCCGATTACCAGGTGGTTCGACTAACCTAATAATTAGTAAAACAAACTTATCCTTAATAAAAAAAGCCTTAAATAATAAAGGAATAAAATATGTAGATTGGAATGTTTGTTCAGGTGATGCAGATAGTCATGAAGTACCTGTTGGGAAAATAAAAAGAAACGTTGAAAATCAATGTAAAAATAAAAAAATTGCAGTAATACTTATGCATGATACTTACTACAAACATTTTACAGTAGAATCACTACCTGAAATAATAAAATACTTAAAAGACCAAGGGTTTAATTTTAGAACGTTTGAAAATTTAACGGAAGCAGAGGAAAAAGAACTGATGAAACTTGAAATAATAAATAAGAAGTAATATCTAAAACATAACTACCATAAATACTATTTATAACTTATCTTAATACTTTGATTAGTGGAACGATTTTGGAATTAAGATACAATTATAAAAATGATTTTAAGTTTACATTTCTTATATTATGATTAGATTTAAAATCATTTTTACATTTGTATATTAATTAGTATCCTTTTTCTTAAACAATTCCTTAAAATCTTCCGTTGCATATCTAAAAATATCAAGCAACCATTTCCCAAAAGTATTAATAGGCTGTTTTTTTCTAAGATAAATTTTCATTATTAATAAGATAATTAGTAACGAAAATCCTAAAATTATAAAAGCAACCGCAAGTGGATTCTCTTCATACATTGAATTTGCAAAAAGTTGTGTAGCTGCAAGATACCTTGTAATATAAGTGTTAGCTGGTGATGGAAGTTCAACCCTAGTAGCACTCTTACTATTATCGATTTTTTCTATTATATAATGATAATAGTTATTTTTTGTTAATAACTCTGCTCCTGCGCCACCAGTAATTATATAACGTACACCTTTTCTAGTATAATCAAAATAACTATGTATGTGTAATTACAAAAATACGCTTACCTTGTGCTTTTTTCAAATCCTTTTGAAGCCATACATATTGCTCATCTGAAATTGCTCTTTTTTGAGCCCATCCTGGAACTGAATTTAAAAATGTAAAATGGCTGTCTGCAAAATCAAAGGAATAATAAGACGGACCATACAGCATAGTATAAGTATTATATCCATTACCGCGAATGTCATGATTACCTAGTGTCATACATAGGGTAGTTGATATTTTTGATGCCATCTTGTCAAAAAGTCGATATTGATTAGGTTTTCCACTAAATACAAGGTCACCATTATCTATTACAAATACAGGTTCTTCTCCATTAACTTGCTGAATAATTTTCTGAAAAGTATCATATCCATTACGATTATCACCTAAAATAATATATTGATATTTATTCACATTATTGGGCGTGTTTTTTTTAACTGGTTCAATTTTTATAGTTTTACCATGACTAACAGGAATATTAAGCTGCAAAGTATTAACGGTAACCTTTGACATATGTAGCTTACTATCTTCAATACTCTTCGCATAAAAATCGGGATTAACATTTTCAATAAAGATTGAAACATTAGCTGATTTTGTTCCTTGTATTTTTAATGTTGGAAGTGGAGATAATGCTCTAATAACAAGACTTTTTACATTGTTTTCCCCATTTTTAATCCCTTTAACAAATCCACCATAAACAGTAACTTGTGTATTTTGTATACTATATGTCGAAGAAGAATCATCATAATTGAACTTAAGCGGTATACTAACAAAGTCGCTGCTAATTTTGTAAGCATCTTTAGCATTATAAATAAATGCACCAGCACCTACTATAAGACATACACACAAGATAATTAGTATTAAATTAATAAATTTTTTTATTTTCATAGAGATACCTCTTAATTTTATAAACTATGTATTAATAAAATTGTATTAGAATATGCTCATGTACTTAGATTTCCTAACACTCATAGAAATTATACTTATAAGTCAAAACAAATAAATTTGTAAATCATAATAATATTAAGTTTTAGAAATTATAAAAATACTAATATAATTAGAGTTACAACACTTCCATATTGTTTTAAAATTACAAGCATAAAAATACCATAGAATTTGAAATTGAATAATATGGTATTTCAATAGATTATTTGATTTCTACAGTTTAGTTATAAAACAAGACTACCAAGGGTAGTACCTGTAACAATTAGATAAATAACAGCAGTTATTAGACTTTAACCAATAATTGAGAAAGGAATTGACTTTTGTGGATTCTTTATTGTATTGGACATGATTGCCATACGCTGAAAGTCATCAAAGCACCGGAAGAAAAGCCTTGCGTCAGTCACAATACCAGTTATTCCCGAACCGAAAACATGTGAAAGGTTAGTTACATCAACATTTGACACAGAAATACCTACATATAATACTAGTAAAACTAAATTTATAAAAAATATTTCGATTATTACTTTTGGAGTTGATGTTATCCCGAAGAAATTCACTGCAGCAACAATGAGCAGGATAATACTTGCCACTACTTTGTTTACTATCATTCTTAGGCACAGTTTTATAGTATAAAATAAGAAGGTCTCAGCAAATAAAATTTGCTGAGACCTTTTATAATTCAATATACTATGCCAACCTGAACTGTATACCAAACCCTCCCCTTGGGAAGTTCCAATCAATATTATCATGAGAACAAGCTATACGACATGCCCCACATTCAAGACAACCTTCATAACCAACAGTAACATGTCCATCCTTACATTCATAAACACGAGCAGGGCAAATGAAAGTACAGGTCTTTTCATTACATGTCTCACATATCTTTTGATTCTTTATAGCTAAGTGGGAAAGAGTGTCTACATTATAAGTATTTAAATACAGCTTATCATCAATATTTACTTTTAATTTTGTATCTTCCATTATTTCATCGCCCTCCATATTTTAAATCCATCCATACCCATACTTAATATAGATTTTCCACCAGCCATATGTTTAATAGCTAACTTTTGCTTGTCTCTCTTTGATACTCCATCTACAGTAAACATTTCACTCATCACCTTGTTAGCTGCTGGTATATAATGATTAAAGAACTTCGGATTTTCTTCCATAGTTGTAGATGCATTCTTATATTTTTTTAGATCTTTCATAACATAACTTTCTTTAAGCAGCTCCTGATAATGTGAAAGTGTTTGTTCATTGAATTTGCCTAGTTTCTTAGCCTGTATAATAGTCTCAGCAGCAAAACGTCCAGAGGTCATTCCTAGATTTGATCCTTCTCTATGAATACCATTAACAAGCTGTGCTGCATCCCCAATTACAAGTACTCCATCCCCTACTAATTTAGGTATACTATTATACCCTCCTTCTGGAATTAAGTGTGCATAATATTCACTTGCTTCACCTCCTGCAATTAAAGGCTTAATAACAGGATGCTGCTTGATATACTCTAATAATTCATAAGGTTTAACATTTCTTTCACTCATCTGTGAAAGCAAAGCTCCGCAGCCAATAGATATATGTTCGTTATTAGTATAGATAAAGGCTGTACCTACCATACCTAAGGTTCCATCACCAAACATTTCTACAGTTGCTCCCATACCTTTGTCTAAGTTAAATCTATCTTCGATTTTATCTGAAGGCAGTTTTAATTCCTCCATAACTGCAAGGGCTACCTGATCCTTACGCCATTCTTTATGGAAGCCAAGGTTTTTAGCTAGCAATGAATTAACTCCATCTGCAAGAACAACCACATCAGCATAAATATCTCCATCTGGTCTATCTGTTCTAACTCCAACAACTTTATTGTTTTCTACAATACATTCCTTTACAACAGTCTCGTTGACAATCAATGCACCAGCTTCTATACACTTTTTTGAAAGCCACTGATCAAACTTACCTCTAAAAACTGTAAAGTTGTTATAAGGGGGCTTTGACCACTCCATTCCTCTATAACCGGTTTTAGCTGCGGATTCTTTACCTAGTAACCAAAAGTTTTGTTCTACAATAGGACGTTCAAGAGGTGCTTCCTTCCAAAACTCTGGTATAATCTCGTCCATCATGTGGCGGTATAATACACCACCCATAACATTTTTTGAGCCAGGGTATTTACCTTTTTCAATAACAATAACTTTAAGACCTTCTTTTGCCATTACATATGTTGCTGCAAGCCCGGAAACCCCAGCCCCTACAACAATAACATCAAATTTTTCAGCCACTCTTTAAACCTCCTTCGCAATCGTACACAAACCTTTATTATTTATCTTCGAAACTTCTGTAATTTCTTCTTTAAAACTACTAATTAATTTAGGTAATACTTCAAAAACATCTCCCTCTATTCCATAAGTAGCCAACTTCATCATTTCACATTCAGAATCTGTATTTATACAAACTATTGTTTCAGCTCCTTGCATTCCAACGGTATGCTGTATTGCACCAGAAATTCCTATAGCAAAGTATAGTTTTGGGGATACTGTTTGTCCTGTCTGACCAACTTGACGTTTATGATCTACTAAACCTTTCTCAACAGCGCCGCGACTTCCTGCAACTACACCTCCAACAACCTTTGCTAACTCCTCTAGCAACTTAAATCCTTCCTGATTCTGCACACCACGTCCACCACAAACTATAATTTTAGCATCTTCAAGTTTTGCATTTTCTGCCTGTTCCTTAATAATCTCAAGTACCCAAGTCTTAAGACATTTTTCTTCAATTTTAAAATTCTCTCTAATTATAGCGCCTGTTTTATTTACTTCAGGTTCTGGCATCATCATAACTCTTGGACGCACAGTAGCCATTTGAGGACGGTGTTTCTCACATACTATTGTTGCCATTATATTTCCTCCAAAGGCTGGACGGCTAGCAAGCAATACTCTTTTTTCTAAGTCAATATCTAGTCCGGTACAGTCTGCTGTAAGTCCAGTTTTCAATGCAGTTGCAACGGCACCAGCTAAATCTCTTCCCGTAGTTGTTGCTCCCATTAATAATATTTCTGGTTTATACTTATTTATTAAATAGCAGAAAGCTCTATTATAAGTCTCTGCTCTATAAAAATGAAATACTTCATCATCTATAACATATATGGTATCTGCACCATATCCAAAAAGCTCAGGTATTATAGATTCAACTTTATCACCTAATAAAACTGTACATACCTTTACCTCTAATTTTGAAGCAAGCTTTCTTGCAGCACCAATAAGTTCAAGAGTAACAGAAGATAGCTTACCTTCTAATTGTTCTGCAAAGACCCATACATCTCCAGTAGGTTTTTCTGACTTTGAAGCTTTGCTACCTTCCTTAGTCTCATTCTTCGAGATATCATTGGCTTTCTTGTTGACACCTGAAATATTTAACGCAGAAACTGGACACACCGATACACACTTTCCACATTCAGTACATTTTTCTTTACTAGCCACTAATTTACCTTCTCCATTAATCCCCAATGCATCGAAGGGGCAAATTGGGATACATGATTCACATCCAATACAAGAATCTGTAATTATAACTGCCATCTAACTATTCCTCCTTTCAAGCTATCTGTAAGTTGTTTTACCACCTCATCAATGTTGCCTTTTAGTAACTCCCCACCGGACCTTTGAGGTGGTGGAAATATACGTCGAACTGAAGTTGGAGATCCTTTAAGCCCTAATTGACTCATATCTGCTTCAAAATCAT contains:
- a CDS encoding helix-turn-helix domain-containing protein: MKEINIAKTLVAKRKEKAITQDKLAEYIGVSKASVSKWETGQSYPDITFLPQLAAYFNISIDELIGYEPQMTKDDIKKLYNKLASEFSSKPFEEVLDKCHEIIKKYYSCFPLLVQMAVLLTNHYMLAKGKEAQESVLHEVIDLCQRIRTEEDDVYVTNEANSLEAACSLMLQHPEEVQELLNGTMKPKPSDEVLLASAYQMTGNIQKAKEVLQIGIYHHLINMMDILPSYFILNQDTPKQFENILQRTISTAELFNLNKLHPGVMLKIYLTAAQCYAMQNNQDKAIDMIKKYADICTSESLSFKLHGDEFFDSIDNWFAEFDLGNQAPRDEKVIKKIILQAITENPAFAAFKDQPKFKSSLEAIKSKLGNL
- a CDS encoding flavoprotein, producing MLSGKIITLGITACSPANQSLTLIKELKKRGAQVHVIMTTNAANFVTPLMVQREAGTPIQIEQFELPKAYDMNHQSLSFKSDLMLVAPISANTVGKAANGIADNLLTTNLLSTSAPIIFATHINPKMYSKPSVQRNVKTLKEDGVIFVENKEAKFPSLFPSIEAIIKTVEEVIG
- a CDS encoding polysaccharide deacetylase family protein, which translates into the protein MKRFSIFNYNAFMLTLLLVCLNCSSITYANKLNITNNKFKDETVQELPKEVFLTFDDGPSVNNTQKILKILNDNNIKATFFVVGIKAEENPTALKELSNSGMCIGVHTYSHNYKKIYKNLDAYANDYEMCRNIIKKITSKDPVNYTRLPGGSTNLIISKTNLSLIKKALNNKGIKYVDWNVCSGDADSHEVPVGKIKRNVENQCKNKKIAVILMHDTYYKHFTVESLPEIIKYLKDQGFNFRTFENLTEAEEKELMKLEIINKK
- a CDS encoding metallophosphoesterase family protein, which translates into the protein MKIKKFINLILIILCVCLIVGAGAFIYNAKDAYKISSDFVSIPLKFNYDDSSSTYSIQNTQVTVYGGFVKGIKNGENNVKSLVIRALSPLPTLKIQGTKSANVSIFIENVNPDFYAKSIEDSKLHMSKVTVNTLQLNIPVSHGKTIKIEPVKKNTPNNVNKYQYIILGDNRNGYDTFQKIIQQVNGEEPVFVIDNGDLVFSGKPNQYRLFDKMASKISTTLCMTLGNHDIRGNGYNTYTMLYGPSYYSFDFADSHFTFLNSVPGWAQKRAISDEQYVWLQKDLKKAQGKRIFVITHT
- a CDS encoding ferredoxin family protein, whose amino-acid sequence is MEDTKLKVNIDDKLYLNTYNVDTLSHLAIKNQKICETCNEKTCTFICPARVYECKDGHVTVGYEGCLECGACRIACSHDNIDWNFPRGGFGIQFRLA
- a CDS encoding FAD-dependent oxidoreductase, with protein sequence MAEKFDVIVVGAGVSGLAATYVMAKEGLKVIVIEKGKYPGSKNVMGGVLYRHMMDEIIPEFWKEAPLERPIVEQNFWLLGKESAAKTGYRGMEWSKPPYNNFTVFRGKFDQWLSKKCIEAGALIVNETVVKECIVENNKVVGVRTDRPDGDIYADVVVLADGVNSLLAKNLGFHKEWRKDQVALAVMEELKLPSDKIEDRFNLDKGMGATVEMFGDGTLGMVGTAFIYTNNEHISIGCGALLSQMSERNVKPYELLEYIKQHPVIKPLIAGGEASEYYAHLIPEGGYNSIPKLVGDGVLVIGDAAQLVNGIHREGSNLGMTSGRFAAETIIQAKKLGKFNEQTLSHYQELLKESYVMKDLKKYKNASTTMEENPKFFNHYIPAANKVMSEMFTVDGVSKRDKQKLAIKHMAGGKSILSMGMDGFKIWRAMK
- a CDS encoding FAD-binding protein gives rise to the protein MAVIITDSCIGCESCIPICPFDALGINGEGKLVASKEKCTECGKCVSVCPVSALNISGVNKKANDISKNETKEGSKASKSEKPTGDVWVFAEQLEGKLSSVTLELIGAARKLASKLEVKVCTVLLGDKVESIIPELFGYGADTIYVIDDEVFHFYRAETYNRAFCYLINKYKPEILLMGATTTGRDLAGAVATALKTGLTADCTGLDIDLEKRVLLASRPAFGGNIMATIVCEKHRPQMATVRPRVMMMPEPEVNKTGAIIRENFKIEEKCLKTWVLEIIKEQAENAKLEDAKIIVCGGRGVQNQEGFKLLEELAKVVGGVVAGSRGAVEKGLVDHKRQVGQTGQTVSPKLYFAIGISGAIQHTVGMQGAETIVCINTDSECEMMKLATYGIEGDVFEVLPKLISSFKEEITEVSKINNKGLCTIAKEV